The nucleotide window GCTCGATTATTGCGGCTTCATCGGACGCGAGGCCGGCAGCGAACGTGTCCTGGTCTCCGCCGGCGACTCCGGGCAAGGCATCACCCACGGCGTGGTTGCCGGCCTGCTCATTCCCGACCTCATTCTCGGGCGCGAGAATTATTTGACCGCAGTCTACGACCCCAACCGGAAGCCTCTTAAGGCCGCGACGACTTATGTCAGCGAGAACATTACAGCGGTGAAAAATTTCGCCGAGTACCTCGCTCCCGGCGAGCTGACCTCCATCGACGAGCTCAAGCCTGGTCAAGGCGCGATCGTGAGGCGCGGCCTGAGCAAAATCGCCGCCTACCGGACCGAGAAGGGCGAGGTCATCGAGAAGTTGGCGGTCTGTACGCACCTTGGCTGCCACCTTCATTGGAACTCGTTCGAAGTCTGCTGGGATTGCCCTTGCCACGGATCGCATTTCTCTCCGGACGGGAGCGTATTGAACGCCCCGGCTATCGGACCGCTCTCGGATGTTGATGAATAGTCATGATTATCATATCTCGCTTGGAACCAATGTCTTGGCCAGCAGAGAGTTATATGACGCCGTGCTCGAGTGTGTTTGCTTTCTCAGCCTAACGGAAAACGCATACCCCACAGATTTTGGCGTATCGAGTCTGCTGGTCAGCTTGGAAACGGGCGCCAACGGCGAGCGGGCGAGCGCAGGAAACAGCGTCCATATCGCTTTCGGCTCAGGGTGGCCGAAGGTGGGTTGTTCCTTATTTGTGCTTGATCCGGGCGGAAACAAGATCGAGGCGGTCACGCGTCACGGCAAATGAACCGACGCTGCTATTAGAACCACACCATATTCATTCGGGAGTTTACAATGAACACGGCCAACTTGCAGCTTGAAGGCCTAATGCTCTCTGTCGCCGCCCTGTTTGAGGAACTGAAGCGAAAAGGAGTGCTTGCCGCTTCTGAGATAGAGGCGGCGCTTGCTCGCGCTGAAAACGGTGCGTCCGAGAGGACCACGGAACTCTCCGAGGCCAACGCCGAAGCAATCCGCTTTCCGATCCGCTTTCTGAAAGAGGCGCTGCGAGAATCCAACGACGCCTTGGATTATCGCAGCGTCGCCGCAAAGGTGGGTAGAGCGCGGGACGTCCGTCAAACTCGATAAAGACGCGGGGCGCTCGAGACTAGCCGGCATAACGCACTGCTGGGCTTGCAGAGCCGATCCTACGTAGGTGGCCAGATCTAGGCGCCCTTCCGTTTCTCGCTGCTGCGGAAGGCAGCTCGCCTGTCACGGAAGCGAAATAACGCTGCGACCCCTATCAGCGCCCGGGCAGCGGCCACATTGTCCACTCTGACCACGCCGGCCGCCCACAGGCCATGAACTATAAAAACGGCCATCGAGAGCCGACGTTGGCGTAGCCGCGAGTTAAGAGCTGACCAGCAACTTCGCGAACGCGTATCAGCTCTCGCTCGGTTGCACCGGCTCACCATCTCGGATGATGCAAAGAGCTCAGCCCGCCCGTTGACTGGCGGAGTTGATCAAGAGCGAAATGCCAAGAGATCACTAGATTGCTATGCCGCCGCCGACGGCCTCGTAGTACCGAGCCCGTCGCTGATTTAGACGTGAACCAAACTCTAGGCGGCTGGCTGCGGCTCCGACCAAACGAGCATTTACGCCAGCATGCGGACTTTCGGCTCGCGGCCCCATTGCCGCGTTCGCGCCGGAAGCAGGAACGCCTCCACGGCTTTGCCCAGCGCGACGATCCCGTCATCCGGCTCGACTCCGGCCTTGTCGAGAAGCGGCTCGGCCTCAACGCTGTAGCCGATCGCCTTGAGATGCCCGAAGGCGTCCTTGGCGAAATCGACCGCCGCACCTTCTTTCATCAACATCGCGCAACCGTCCTCGGAAAGGATGATCGCCACCGCGTCGAAGAGCACGGAAGGCGAGCCGGCGAGCTGGCCATCGGCCTTGAGTGTCTTCCCGTCCTTGAGCTTCACGCCGCCGATCTTCGGCGCGACGATCTTGACGGCTCCGCCATCGCCTTCGACGGCGGCCTTGACGGCGGCGACGACTGCCCCGTCCGCCCCATCCGAAACCAATATGCCGACAGTCCGCCCCTTCAGAGTCTCAGGGTACTTGCCGACAATCCGGAGCGCCAGCGACGGCTCCATGTCGACCGGCGCTATACCCGGCTCGGAAGCCTTTGGCAGGGGCATCGCAAGCCCATCGGCAACGCGCTGCGCTAGGGTTTCATCGACATTAACGAGATTCGACAGCACGCGATTGCGGACGTGCTCCAGAGTGACCTTCGACAGCTCAAAGACGAGAGCACTCGCCAGATGCGCTTGCTCGATCTCGCTCTGCGAGCGGAAAAACAATCGGGCATGGCTGTAATGATCTGCGAAGCTCTCTGCGCGCAGACGAACCTTATGCTCCTCGACCGGAATCGCACCAGTCCGGAACCCGCCTATCGGGTCCTCGCGAGGGCCGCTAGCCTCGCCGGCCTCGTTGAGGCTGTTGGGCTCGTAGTTTGCCCGGCCGGTGAAGACCTGGGTCTGCATATGCCCATCGCGCTGCAGGTTCTGGAAGGGGCAGCCCTTGGCCCTGTTGATCGGAATCTGGTGGAAGTTCACGGTCCCGAGCCGAGAGAGCTGCGTGTCCTGGTAGGAGAACAGGCGACCTTGCAGCAGCGGGTCTTCCGAGACATCGATACCGGGCGGCATATTTGTCGGCAGGAACGCGGACTGCTCGGTCTCGGCGAAGAAGTTGTCCGGATTTCGGTTCAGCACCATGCGACCGATGATGCGGATCGGCACCAATTCCTCGGGGATCACCTTAGTTGCGTCAAGAATGTCGAAGGGCAGAGCATCGGCCTCCTCCTGGCTGAGCAACTGCACGCCGAAGTCCCACTCCGGGAAATCCCCCTTGGCGATGGCCTCATGCAGATCGCGGCGATGGTAGTCCGGGTCGGCACCGGCGATCTTCACCGCCTCATCCCAGCAGGTGGATTGGGTCCCGAGCTTGGGGCGCCAGTGGAACTTGACGAAGGTCGGCGTATTCTTGTCGTTGAGCAGGCGGAACGTGTTGACGCCGAAACCCTCGATCATCCGCAGCGAGCGCGGTATCGCACGGTCCGACATCGCCCACATGACCATGTGGGTCGATTCGGGCATCAGTCCCACGAAGTCCCAGAAAGTGTCGTGGGCGCTGGCTGCCTGAGGGTAGCCGCGGTCGGCCTCCATCTTCACCGCATGGATCAGGTCGGGAAACTTGATTGCGTCCTGGATAAAAAAGACGGGAATGTTGTTGCCGACGAGATCCCAATTGCCTTCCTTGGTGTAGAATTTCACCGCGAAGCCACGGACGTCGCGCGGCGTGTCGACTGAGCCGGCCCCGCCAGCGACCGTCGAGAAGCGCGTGAAGACCTCAGTCCTGACTCCGACTTCGGTCAGGATTTTGGCACGAGAGAACTCCCCCAACGACTGGGTCAGTTCGAAAAAACCATGGGCGGCCGAACCGCGTGCATGGACAATGCGCTCAGGGATGCGTTCGTGGTCGAAATGCTGGATCTTCTCACGCAGGACGAAGTCTTCGAGCAACGTTGGACCGCGACCGCCTGCCTTCAGTGAATTCTGGTTGTCGCTGACGGGAACGCCATGATTGGTGGTGATCCGGCCGTCCGGCGCGACGGCTGTCTGGTGCAGTTCGCCGCCGTTGCCGATCGAGACTTTGGAATTGGCGGTTTCATCGCGGGGAGAGCGGGCCATGGATCCTTGTCCTTGCTTGCTGACGCGCGAGCCGCATATGTCGCTCGGTTTCGAGCGGATCGAGGCTCATCTTGATCGGTTCGGCGAGGAGGAGGCGTCGATATCTCCGCCCTCGTGGAGTGCTCACAGAACGAAATGAGCGGTCCTTAAGTTCCGGCGTCCACTTGGCCCTTGGCGATGCTCCTCGCCTGCTATATTTTGCGTCAGATAACCCGGGGCAATGCTTCGTGACGAACGTCGCTGAGATTTACAGCAACATCAAAGGCAGACTAGGATTGCCCTGCGACTGGCACGTGACTTTTATTAATAGCAAGAGGTCATTTATAAGATTAAAAATATAATATCAGTAGTTTACAGTAACTATATTTTCATATGGTAATTTCATACTTTAAGTTTCAGAGTTACTGTAGATTTATAAAACGCTATTTCGTTTTGATCATGACCACGCGCGCACTGCTCTCATCCCATCGCCTGAGCACATTCAACGTCACATCGCTCTTGTGGCGATGCACGCGCAAATCGAATTGTGACGCTCCCAGTTTCAATCCGCGAATTGTAACATCGTCGAGGAACGAGGGAAGGACCGGATCGATCAGCGTGACCTCATTCGTGGCTGCCGGCAGGTGTAGGCCTAGGCAGGCGGCTAACAGCGCGAAGGGGGCGGCCGCGGCCCAGGCCTGTGGTGAACAAGCGACCGGATACGCGGTCGGACCGCGCCGGCGCCTCCTCAAGAATCCGCAGAACAACTCCGGTAGGCGCTGCTGGTCTTGGTAGGTTGCCGCGTCGAAGATCGCCTCGAATAAGCGTGCTGCCTGGAGCTTGAAACCGTATTTCGCGAAACCAAAAGCGATCAGGGCGTTGTCATGCGGCCAGATCGAGCCGTTGTGATAAGACATGGGATTATAGCGAGTTTCGCTGGCGTTCAGGGTTCGGATACCCCAGCCGCTAAAGGCGGCTTCACTCATCAGGGTCTCGACGACCCGTATTGCGCGCGCGGGTTCTGCGATACCACCAAATAGGGCATGTCCCGCGTTCGACGATCGGACACGGCAGGGCTTCTTGTCTCCGTCCAGCGCCAGCGCGTAACTGCCGATCTCCTCGCACCAGAATTCTTCGTCGAAGCGGGCTCGCAACATGGAAGCCTCCTGCCGCAACGCGTCCGCCCGAGCATCCAGGCGGAGAGCGATCGCCATGGTCGACGCGGCCTGTTTGGCGGCATAGACGTAAGCCTGAACTTCGACCAGCGCGATAGGTCCTCGGGCCAGGGAGCCATCCGCGTGTGAAATCGAATCGTGGCTGTCCTTCCAGCCTTGATTGGCCAGCCCGCTTTCAGTCTCGCGATAGTATTCGACGAACCCATCCCCATCGCGATCGCCGAAGGTGTCGCACCATTGCAGTGCCGCCTCGATATTTCCCCAGAGTCGCTCAATCGTGGCCAGATCGCCAGTGCGCTCAAAATACTGGCCGGCCAGCATGACGAAGAGCGGAGTTGCATCTACAGAACCATAATAGAAGCCGAAAGGAACTTCCCCGAGATTGGCCATCTCGCCGCTTCGGCGTTCGTGCAGAATCTTGCCGGGTTGGGCGTCGGCTTCGGGATCGCTGCTAACGGCCTGCGCCCTTGCCAGCCGAAGCAGAACACCTTGCGCCACCATCGGATCAGCCCATAACAGCATCATCGCGGTGATGATCCCGTCGCGACCGAACATCGTCGAAAACCAAGGAATGCCGGCGTAAGGGTAGATTCCCTCGGCATTGCGCGTCACAAGCGTATACACATCGGAGGTCGAGCGACTGATCAGGTCGTTGAAGAGGGTGTTCGTCGAATCCACCTTGGCGATGCTCGCTGTCAGCGCGCGTAGGTCTCGACGAGCCCGCTGGTAGGCCTTGGCAAAGCCAATCGGTGATACGCCTGATGTGCCCACGGCAAGCCCGCCCGAAGCCTCGGCATCTATCAATTCGCAGGCAACGGTCACGAGTAGCGACGTCCGCTCGCCGGGCTTGAGGGCAAACCGGAACGAGGCGAAATCCTTCGTCAGTTGGAGCGGTGCCGGTTCGAAGCGGAGAACCGTTCGGCGCGTCCTGTCGTCGAGGCCGCGATAGGAGAATTCTACGAGCGAAGAAATGGCCCGGCCGTCCATTTCACCGCGATGGGCCCGCTTCATCCCCCTCACCTCAAACAAATCACGGAAGTCTGCATCGAAGGCCAGAGACAGGCTGAATTCGTGGGGAACGCGGTCGAAATTGCGTAAGCCAATCCGCTCGTAGCACGCCGAATTCCAGAGGAACTTTGTCCGCTCTATTGCGATGGCGTCGCGCGGAATGAGCGCGTTGCCGTCGCCGCGAGCAATTTCAGGATTGGCCAAATCCACGGTGAGGGAAGCATTGTCGTCTTGGATGACCGAGCTGAGCAGGAGCGGCCGCTTGCCTTCGAAGAACAGTTGCAGCCGGGAAAGATGCCGGGTGTCATTGCAGAAAATGCCTTCGGACGTACCAGGGGTGATACCCATGTCCCCATAGCTGTCGAGAACCGCGAAGGCATCACCGGATTTCAGTGTGCGGAGCGGTCGTTCCACGAGAGATGGATGGGCATCGAGAGCGTGATCAGCCAACTGCTCGTGGGGTGGTGGAATCTCGCGCTCACGCGCTGCGATGCCATGCTCCTTCATCCAAAGGCTCCTCCTCGCTGAAGACCGGGCTGGACAGGCCGTAGTGCGTCACGGCTCTGCGTCCATTGTGCGGCGCTTTGGCGTCCCCCAGACGAACCCAGCAAGCGATTGAAGGCGTCGAGATAATCGCTCGCCATCCGTGCCGCGGTGAAACGGCTTTCGAAATACCGCCGCACTTCATAGCGATCCATGGTGACGCTGCGCTCCGCGGCTACGACGGCCTCAGCGATGGAATCCACGATGATGCCGGACACACCGTCTTTGATTACCTCAGGCACCGAGCCGTTGCGCCAGGCAATGACAGGCGTTCCCGCTGACATCGATTCGATCATCACGAGCCCAAAGGGCTCGGGCCAATCGATCGGGAAGAGCAGCGCGCGCGCACCTGCAAGAAAGGCCGCTTTCTGCCCTTCATCGATCTCGCCTATGAACTCGATCAAGGGATGATCGAGCAAGGGCTTGATCTCTGCTCGATAATAGTCTTCGTCAACGGGATCGACCTTGGCCGCGATCTTGAGCGGCATGCCAGCCTGCTTTGCGATTTCAATCGCTCGATCGGGCCGCTTCTCGGGCGTAATCCGCCCGAGAAAAGCGAGATAATCCCCTCCTCGTGGATCGAATGGACACAGACCCCGCCCCAGACCGTGTTGAACGGTCGCCAGCCAGTTCGCAGTCGCAGGCATTGGGCACCGCTGGCAGTCGGAAATCGATATCAGCGGCATCTGCGGGAAGGCGTGATAAACGGGCAGGAAATCCGGCAGATCCAACCGGCCATGCAGCGTCGTTACGCATTTCTGGGCAAGATCCGTGAAAACGGCGTGCTGCAGCAGGTCGAGATGGAAATGGATAATATCGAAGGAGGCCGCTCGCTCGCGAACTTTGGCGAGCATGGCGAGATGACTGGCCGTGTGATCGCGGATGCCCGCGAGGCGCAGACCTTCTGGCGCGCATGCCACCAATTCAGCGGAAGTTTTGGAATCGCCCGACGCGAAAAGAGTGACTTCATGTCCGAGCCGAACGAGTTCCTCGGTCAACCAGGACGCCACCCGTTCCGTTCCGCCGTACATCTTTGGAGGGACCGCTTCGGCCAGCGGTGCAACTTGCGCAATCCGCATTCTCTTTCTCCGCCCCCCGCGCCGACATATACAGGCCAGCATGCAACGCCGCTTCGGCCCGAAAGTTCGCGCTCAGGGGTCGGTCATGCGCTCTCCGACAGGTGCTCGCGGAACTATTTCGGGCATGGCAACCAACATCAGGAGGAATGCGGCTGACGCGATGCCAGAGAGAACAGCAAAGGCGACGCTGTATCCGGCCCAAACCACGATAGATCCCGCTAAAGCATAACTCGACGCGCCGCCGATGCCTTGGATTGTGCCGATAAGTCCACGCGCCATATTATAGCGACCACTGCCTCGGACTGCACCGTAGAGAACAAGCGGCAGCAAAACGTCGAATAGCCCCGATCCAATCCCGTCGAGGATCTGGAAGCCGATCACCCAGTAGGGATCAGCGACAAAAGCAAACAAGATGCCGCGCAGCGGTACGGCGGCAAACGCGAGAAGAAGGAGCACCTTCCTGCCGACCGGATTGGACCGCATCACAAGGTAGGCCATCGGAATCGTCGTGAGTTGTGCCACCACGATCGCAGCTGAGGTCACTGCAGACTCGAAACCCTTGGCCTCCAGTGCGAGCTTCTGGCTTGCCAGAGCCAACATCGGCGCATTGGCGAAATGGAAGAGCGCCGTGCCGAGCGCGAGCAGCACAAAAGGCCGTTCGGTGAACAAATGCCGCCAGGCATAGGGTCGCGCTCGGCCGTCGTCGGTTTCGTCCAGGCCGCGAGCGAGTGCATGATCGATGCCGTGAGAGGGTATCGAAAGGACCGCGATCGTTGTCAGCATCGCGAACAGCGGAAGCATATAGAACACGCCGCGCTGACCGAAATAGGTGCCTACAATTCCGGCCGTCGCCGCGATGAAAAGATTGCCGAAACGGTCGAACGCAGCATTGCGCCCAAGCTGCGCAGCAATTTCCCGTGCCCCGAAGATGCCGAGCGTTATCGCTACGACCGTCGGTCCGAACACACCGCCCAGTAAAGCCATGCTGATATCGGCAACGAAGACCACCGCCAGGGTCGGGAAAGTCGCGATCGCCACTCCCATTAGCGCTAGCGCCCACGCACCCCCAACGATCAGGGCTCGTTTCGCTCGGGTGGCGTCAATGAACGCACCCAGGGGGGGATGAAATGCGATGCCAATCAGGCCGCTGGCCGTCAGCAGAGCACCGATCGTCCCTTGGTCCCAGCCAGCATCCGTCAACAGGAAGACATTTACATACGGCCCGAGCCCTCCTCTCAGGTCGGCCAGTAAGAAGTTTACCCAGTCCAGGCTCAGACGATAGGGCATCCGCTCCTCACGAGTCCGACATCAAATGTCGGGTTTATGAACCCACTCTTGGCGTGCTTGGTCGTGTCAGCATCCGAAGTTCTTGAGTGGTCACCGACAATCCCAAGATATGTTCGCACCTGCACGGGAGTACTTAATCGAAAGCTGCGGCTGGTGAATCCGCATCGGACCGGAGCCGCAGGGTTTTCGCATTCGCCAAGCTGGGCTCCGATATCACGCAATGCTCGCTAGGAGTGAGGCGGCAGCTCGATTGCCTAGCGTAAGATCGGCATGGCGGATGCAAGATCGTTGCGGATGGTGGTGGCAGCGACCCCCGCTTCGCCCATGGCATGGCTGATCTGATCCAGGCCAACTACGACGTCGCCGGCAGCATAAAGCCCCGAAACATCCGTCCTCTGGTGGGCATCGACCTTCACGCAACCCTCCTCGGTCAATGTTGCGCCTGCCGACGCCGCTAACTCCGAATGAACCTCCGACCCCAATGCGGGATAAATGGCATCGAACGTCATGAAATGTTCGCCGACCCAGAAGTGGATTCGGCTTGGGTCGAGAACAAAATCCTTAGGCCGCCCCCCGACGATCGTGACACCGATCGTCCTGACACGGTCCAAGTCCAGGTCGGTCAACTCTGATCTGTCGTCCAGAACCAGCGTGACACGATCGGTGAACGATCTCAAAAAGATGCACTCGCTTAACGCACGGGCATCGCGGCCAATGACGGCCACGTCCTGGTCCGTCACCTCGTAACCGTCGCACACGGGGCAGTACCGCAGTTGCCCGCGGCGCAGCGCATTTGCGTGAAGGTCTTCTGGGATCGCGGGACGCCTGTTAGTCACGCCCGTTGCGAGAAGGACGGATCGCGCGCTCACGAGGGAAGCGCCCACCTCAGCCTGAAAACCATCGTCGGCGGCCTGGAGTCGATCGATGTGAGTGTCGATGAAGCCGACCCCGTATTTCAGCGCCTGGACGCGCATGCGGCGCAGCAGATCCGTTCCGGAAATTCCCTTCGGAAAGCCCGCGTGGTTGCGTGTCAGGGGAATTTGCAGCGCTCGGCTGTTTCCGTCGTCGGCTACGATGATTTTGAGATGGAACCGAGCCAGATAGATCGCTGCCGTAAGCCCGGCAGGGCCTCCACCTATGATTAGGCAGTCGAGGTTTTCAGCCATCGCTCGCCTTTCACGATCGTCGGAGCTGTCCGTTATGCCGTGTTACTTCCGCACAAGGTCAAGCGCCGGTTTCGGCGTGGCGGGCTCCCACCGGCTTGGATTCGGGAGAACGCCGGTGGCGCAGAAAGATGGACAACACCACAAGGACCGCCGTCGATAGAAACTCCGATTGCCAATTCTGAAAGCATTCAAACCAGAGCTGTGAATCGCCGAGATAGTCCAGGGCCGATTGAGCTTCCCGGCCGTGATGAGCAGCCTGTTCGTTGGCCTTGACCATGCTGAACCGCCAGTGGAGGCCGAAAGAGGCGATGAAGAGAAGTGCCAGGGCGATGCCCAGGGAGCGTTCATAGAGCCAAGCAAGGATCGGATGGTGAGCACCCCACGCGACCTCGTCGTCTTCTCTCTCCGGGGCATCCGGATCGCGCGACTCCGCCGAACCACGTTGAAGCAGCATCGCCGTCAAGACGACATAGACCGCCATCTGGAGGAATTCGCTCTCCCAATTTTCAAATAGAGCGGACAGAAAATCGCCTCCGGATAGGTAGGCTGCGAAACGGATCGCGGCTTGGCCATGTTCAATGAGCTCTTGGTTTCGCGCCGAGTGGCCGGTGAGGGCCATGCCGACCAGAGAAAGAAGGAACATTGCAGATAGAGCCAGCGTGAGGCCGTTGTCGCGAATGAAATTCCGCATCTGCGCGCCGCCTCAGTATCCTTGATTGTCTCGGTGCAAGCCCGGTCGGGGGAAAACTCGCCCTGTAATTCGATGTTCCGCCTCGAGCGGCGGCCAGGGACGTTCTACAAACTCGGACTGAGGTGGGACTCGCGGCGTCACAACCTGACTTCGGTCGCGATCACGTCCGATACGCTGCCGGTCGAAGTAACTGACTAAAGGATATGTGGCGGGCGCGCTTTACAGCCAGTCGCCAGATATCGAAAACGCCTTTGAAGCTGCGCGGCGCATGCCGTTACGGTTTGGAAGCTATGTAATCCTCAACTCCGAAGCCGCAGAGAAGCATCGTTGCGTCGCCCTCCTCTCTCGGCCGGCTCTAGAGAGCTTGCTAGACAGATCTCGCTTCAACTGTTGAGCGTTTTGGGGCGCCTCGACGCGCCCGACGAATGAAATGAAGGCGGCCGTCGCGGCGCCTCGTTTCAGCAAGATGCTGATCGATCTTCGCTTTTAGATCCGGGTAGCTTTCGATACGGTTGGATTAGCCGTGAGCATTGTTTTGGCCTTCTTTTTCCATCGCTTGCGCATCGCAAAACCATTCGAGCAGCCTATCTTCCTTGGACGTCAGATCGGGCTCCTTTGTTGGCTGCGGCGGCCCCAAGGACGAAGGGTTCCGGTTTCGTGGGAACCTCTCAATCATTTGCCTAGTTTAGCGAGTCGCTTCGCATCCGGCAGGAGGCACTGATGCAAAAAGAACCTAAAACCCTGGGCTCCCCGTCCCTCGATACGCTCAAGGACGGATGCTACGCAGTAAAGCAGGTCCTGAAGTCCCTGCCCAAGGTGGGCCAGGCCCCCACCTCACCCAAAGCGACACGGCTTTCGAGACCCATCGCGAGGAAACTGAAGCTCATGTTGAACGCCTTACTGAGGTTCTCGAGCTCGTCGGCAAGGCGCCGCGCGGAAACACCTGCGACGCCATCCTCGGCATTATCGAGGATGGCAAGAGCATCATGGAGGGCTTCTGGGACAACCCGGCCCTGGACGTCGGCCTGGTCGACACAGCGCAAGGCCGTCGAGTACTACGAGATGGCGTAAGCCCTAGGCTCAACGACCTCACGACTGGGGCGGTACTTTTTTTCGAGGCTGCAATGACCGATTATTCTCACTTGGTAACGCAGAACAACAAGTGCTCGCCTTTCACCCGAATGGCTCAGGCCATATCGAGCTGGACGGGTAAGCCGATCACCTTTTTCGCCGCCGTTGGCATTATCCTCATCTGGGCTATTTCTGGGCCGTTCTTTGGTTTCAACGACACCTGGCAGCTCGTCATCAATACTTCAACGACCATCATTACTTTCTTGATGGTCTTCATTATTCAGAACAGCCAGAACCGTGACACCGCCGCGATGCAAATCAAACTTGACGAGCTGATAATCCGGCTGAAGGGAGCGCGGGAAGAGCTTCTTGATCTTGAAGAGCTGGATGAAGGGGATTTGACGCAGATCCGGAAGGATTTCGCAGCGCGAGCGCAGAAAGCAAGGGATAAAGCCGACAGAGAAGAATGAACGGGTAAACCGACAGGTTTCCGATGAGGTTCAGAACGAGCTGGTTCCACGATTTCGCGACTGGTTGCGCACGATTTGCAGGCCGCCCCGCTATGCTGCTCATCGCGGTGGCACTCTCGCTGATAGGCTTCGGGGCGTTTTTCTCGGGTAGCGACCATCTATTAGGCGGCGCTAGTTTAGCAATCAGTACGATTACATTGTTGCTGTTGCCCATCCTTCAAGCCACACAGAACCGCGATGGAGCTGCACTTCACGCAAAAATCGACGAGTTAATTAAAGCTCACGACCACGCACGGAATGCGCTCATCGGCATTGAGGAGGGTACTGACGTAGAGATCGAGCGGATACGCCAGGATGAGCAAAAGACTGCGCAGTTGGAAAGTGGGGAACCGCAGTGAGCGGTCCGTTAGTGCATTTCAATAAGGCGGTGCCCCAAGCCCTCCATCGACTGGGACGACTGGGGCGCGCTCCAGAGGAGTCAAGCGGAAGGCCAATGGCGAGCGTCGCTCGAAATGTCAGGCTTTGCGACTGAACGAGGCCACCGTTATAGCGCCCTAACAGAGGGCAAACTTGGTTCGGCTAACACTACGCTCGCTGGAGCAACGGAGCGACTTGCAACGGATAACTGTAGAAGCGATCCACGATCTCATCGCCTTGTTATCAATTGGCTTGGACGGCGCCGAGATGTGGGTAGGGCGCTCATTCAGTCGCGATTGCCGATGATTAGGAGTGCATCACAACCGAGCTTGGGCACAAATATCGGTACAGCGCTCTCCAAACGAATGAGCTGCTCACGTCCATCGATATCTGATGCAAAGGGTTCCTTGGTCGGGACGCAGTCGCTCAACCCGGCCG belongs to Bosea sp. NBC_00550 and includes:
- a CDS encoding glycosyltransferase family 4 protein → MRIAQVAPLAEAVPPKMYGGTERVASWLTEELVRLGHEVTLFASGDSKTSAELVACAPEGLRLAGIRDHTASHLAMLAKVRERAASFDIIHFHLDLLQHAVFTDLAQKCVTTLHGRLDLPDFLPVYHAFPQMPLISISDCQRCPMPATANWLATVQHGLGRGLCPFDPRGGDYLAFLGRITPEKRPDRAIEIAKQAGMPLKIAAKVDPVDEDYYRAEIKPLLDHPLIEFIGEIDEGQKAAFLAGARALLFPIDWPEPFGLVMIESMSAGTPVIAWRNGSVPEVIKDGVSGIIVDSIAEAVVAAERSVTMDRYEVRRYFESRFTAARMASDYLDAFNRLLGSSGGRQSAAQWTQSRDALRPVQPGLQRGGAFG
- a CDS encoding amylo-alpha-1,6-glucosidase; translation: MKEHGIAAREREIPPPHEQLADHALDAHPSLVERPLRTLKSGDAFAVLDSYGDMGITPGTSEGIFCNDTRHLSRLQLFFEGKRPLLLSSVIQDDNASLTVDLANPEIARGDGNALIPRDAIAIERTKFLWNSACYERIGLRNFDRVPHEFSLSLAFDADFRDLFEVRGMKRAHRGEMDGRAISSLVEFSYRGLDDRTRRTVLRFEPAPLQLTKDFASFRFALKPGERTSLLVTVACELIDAEASGGLAVGTSGVSPIGFAKAYQRARRDLRALTASIAKVDSTNTLFNDLISRSTSDVYTLVTRNAEGIYPYAGIPWFSTMFGRDGIITAMMLLWADPMVAQGVLLRLARAQAVSSDPEADAQPGKILHERRSGEMANLGEVPFGFYYGSVDATPLFVMLAGQYFERTGDLATIERLWGNIEAALQWCDTFGDRDGDGFVEYYRETESGLANQGWKDSHDSISHADGSLARGPIALVEVQAYVYAAKQAASTMAIALRLDARADALRQEASMLRARFDEEFWCEEIGSYALALDGDKKPCRVRSSNAGHALFGGIAEPARAIRVVETLMSEAAFSGWGIRTLNASETRYNPMSYHNGSIWPHDNALIAFGFAKYGFKLQAARLFEAIFDAATYQDQQRLPELFCGFLRRRRRGPTAYPVACSPQAWAAAAPFALLAACLGLHLPAATNEVTLIDPVLPSFLDDVTIRGLKLGASQFDLRVHRHKSDVTLNVLRRWDESSARVVMIKTK
- a CDS encoding NAD(P)/FAD-dependent oxidoreductase, producing the protein MAENLDCLIIGGGPAGLTAAIYLARFHLKIIVADDGNSRALQIPLTRNHAGFPKGISGTDLLRRMRVQALKYGVGFIDTHIDRLQAADDGFQAEVGASLVSARSVLLATGVTNRRPAIPEDLHANALRRGQLRYCPVCDGYEVTDQDVAVIGRDARALSECIFLRSFTDRVTLVLDDRSELTDLDLDRVRTIGVTIVGGRPKDFVLDPSRIHFWVGEHFMTFDAIYPALGSEVHSELAASAGATLTEEGCVKVDAHQRTDVSGLYAAGDVVVGLDQISHAMGEAGVAATTIRNDLASAMPILR
- a CDS encoding MFS transporter gives rise to the protein MPYRLSLDWVNFLLADLRGGLGPYVNVFLLTDAGWDQGTIGALLTASGLIGIAFHPPLGAFIDATRAKRALIVGGAWALALMGVAIATFPTLAVVFVADISMALLGGVFGPTVVAITLGIFGAREIAAQLGRNAAFDRFGNLFIAATAGIVGTYFGQRGVFYMLPLFAMLTTIAVLSIPSHGIDHALARGLDETDDGRARPYAWRHLFTERPFVLLALGTALFHFANAPMLALASQKLALEAKGFESAVTSAAIVVAQLTTIPMAYLVMRSNPVGRKVLLLLAFAAVPLRGILFAFVADPYWVIGFQILDGIGSGLFDVLLPLVLYGAVRGSGRYNMARGLIGTIQGIGGASSYALAGSIVVWAGYSVAFAVLSGIASAAFLLMLVAMPEIVPRAPVGERMTDP
- a CDS encoding catalase; translated protein: MARSPRDETANSKVSIGNGGELHQTAVAPDGRITTNHGVPVSDNQNSLKAGGRGPTLLEDFVLREKIQHFDHERIPERIVHARGSAAHGFFELTQSLGEFSRAKILTEVGVRTEVFTRFSTVAGGAGSVDTPRDVRGFAVKFYTKEGNWDLVGNNIPVFFIQDAIKFPDLIHAVKMEADRGYPQAASAHDTFWDFVGLMPESTHMVMWAMSDRAIPRSLRMIEGFGVNTFRLLNDKNTPTFVKFHWRPKLGTQSTCWDEAVKIAGADPDYHRRDLHEAIAKGDFPEWDFGVQLLSQEEADALPFDILDATKVIPEELVPIRIIGRMVLNRNPDNFFAETEQSAFLPTNMPPGIDVSEDPLLQGRLFSYQDTQLSRLGTVNFHQIPINRAKGCPFQNLQRDGHMQTQVFTGRANYEPNSLNEAGEASGPREDPIGGFRTGAIPVEEHKVRLRAESFADHYSHARLFFRSQSEIEQAHLASALVFELSKVTLEHVRNRVLSNLVNVDETLAQRVADGLAMPLPKASEPGIAPVDMEPSLALRIVGKYPETLKGRTVGILVSDGADGAVVAAVKAAVEGDGGAVKIVAPKIGGVKLKDGKTLKADGQLAGSPSVLFDAVAIILSEDGCAMLMKEGAAVDFAKDAFGHLKAIGYSVEAEPLLDKAGVEPDDGIVALGKAVEAFLLPARTRQWGREPKVRMLA
- a CDS encoding DUF6766 family protein; translation: MRNFIRDNGLTLALSAMFLLSLVGMALTGHSARNQELIEHGQAAIRFAAYLSGGDFLSALFENWESEFLQMAVYVVLTAMLLQRGSAESRDPDAPEREDDEVAWGAHHPILAWLYERSLGIALALLFIASFGLHWRFSMVKANEQAAHHGREAQSALDYLGDSQLWFECFQNWQSEFLSTAVLVVLSIFLRHRRSPESKPVGARHAETGA